Below is a genomic region from bacterium.
GCCAGACGTCCGATCCGTAGATAAACAGCACCGCGACGAGCGTGCCCATGTGGAGCAGGATGTCGAACAGGAGCTGGGATTCCTTCAGGCCGAGCGCCGTCTGGCCCAGGACGAGATGTCCCGAGCTGCTGACGGGCAAGAACTCCGTGAGGCCCTGGAGGATTCCCAGGCCCAGTGCCTGATCCCAGTTCATGTCGCTCTCCTTGGCGGTTCCAAAAGACTATACAAACTTACCGGACTTCCTGCCCCCGAGCCGGCGGACCAGATCGCCCACCTCCTGGGCGCGGTCCGTGTGGCAGAGCAGCAGCGCATCCCCGGTCTCGATGACGATCAGGTTCTCCACCCCGAGTGCCGCGACGAGCGGCTTGCCCGAGCGGACGATCAGCCCCTTTGCGTCCACTGCCTCGGCAACGCTTCCTTTCGGGAGAAGCCAGAGGTTCCCTCCCGCGTCCTTCGGGAGGAGGTTCCGCAGCGCGGTCCAGCTCCCCAGATCGTTCCAGCCGATGTCGGCGGGAAGGACGATTATATTTTTCGCCTTTTCCATGACGGCGTAGTCGATGCTGATGGAGGGGCATTTTTTGAAGGCCCGGTGGAAGGCGGCGCGGTCCCTTTTTCGGAGGGCCTCCGCCGCCTGCCGGAGATGGTTTTTGGCCTTGGGGAGGTGCCGATCGAGTTCCGCGATGGCCCGCCCGGCGCGCCAGATGAAGTAGCCGCCGTTCCAGTAATATTTTCCCGCGGCGAGGTAGCGCCGCGCGGCCGCCAGCCGCGGCTTTTCGGTGAAGCGCTTCACGGCGTAGGCCCCCGTTTTGTCCATCGGAGCGATCCCTCTCCCGCGCTCGATGTAGCCGAAGCCCGTTTCGGGGGCCGTGGGCGGGATGCCGAGGGTGACGATGGCGTCTTCTTCGGCGGCGATGCGGGCAGCGCGCCGGAGCAGTTTACGGAAGCGGACGGGCCGCCGGATGTGATGATCGGAGGGAAGCACCGCCATGACGGCTTCCGGTGCGCGGGCGGATATGAGGTGGGCGGCGAGGCCGATGCAGGGGGCGGTGTTTCGCCCCTCGGGCTCGAGGATGATGTTCCGCGCCGGCACGCCGGGCAGCATCTTGCGGATCAGGCTTCCGTGCCCCTGGCTCCCGATGATGAGCGTCTGCTCGGGCGGAACGAGCCCCTTCAGGCGGCGGAGGGTTTCCTCGAGCAGGGTGAGGCCATCGGCTGAAGCTTTCCCGCCCGGCACACCGCCGCCGGGGGGAAGGAACTGCTTGGGCCGGTCCTGCCGGCTGACCGGCCAGAAGCGCGTTCCGCTTCCGCCCGCCATGACGACCGCCCAGAGGGGCGGGCTGTTTTTTTCCGCCGTCATGGAAGCACCCACTTGAGAATGAAAAAGCCGCCCACGAGAAGGACAAAAAACAAGATTGTCAGAATCCCGAAATAGCGGTCAATGAACGCGCGGATGGAATGGCCGAAACGCTGGATCAGCCATGCCACGAGGAAGAAACGCGCCGATCGGCTCGCGATCGAGGCCAGGATGAAGACGAGGAAACTGATGTGAAACGCGCCGGCAGCAATGGTGAAGACTTTGTAGGGAATCGGGGTGAAGCCCGCTACCCCGACCGCCCAGGCGTCGTAGGTGCGGTAATAGTTCTGGACGAGGTGATAGGTTTCCATCGCGCCGTAGACTTCGAGGATGGGCCTTCCGAGCGTATCGAAGAGGACGAAGCCGATGGCGTAGCCTGCCGCGCCGCCGAGCACCGATGCGGCAGAGCACACGGCGGCGTAGAAGTAGGCGCGCTTGGGGCGGCCGAGCGAGAGTGCCATCAGGAGCGGGTCGGGGGCGACCGGAAAGAAAAACGATTCGCTGAAGGAGAGGCCGGCGAGGGCGGATGTGGCGTACCGACTGTCGGCCCAACTGAGGACCCAGTCGTAGAGCTGCCGCAGCTTACGCATCGGCCAGTTTCACCGAGGGAAACTTCTGGAGCTGGGAGAAGACGACTTCCTTGTATTCGCCCAAACTCTGTTCGTCCTCCGCCTCGAAGCGGAGCGTAAGGGCGGGCTGGGTATTGGAGGCGCGAACCAGCCCCCATCCCTTCGGAAAGGTGATGCGCACGCCGTCAATCTCGACCGTCTCGTACAGGGCGCGGAAGTGCGCGGAGAGTGCCTCCACGATGGCGAATTTCTCCTCCTCCGCACATTCGATACGGATCTCGGGGGTGGCGATGGCGGGCGGCAGGTCGGCCATCAGTTCGGCGAGCGTCTTGCCGCTCTCTGAGAGGAGGTGCAGCAGGCGGACGGCGGCGTAGATGCCGTCGTCGAAGCCATAGTAGTCGTCCTCGAAAAAAATATGGCCGGAGAGCTCGCCCGCGAGCGAGGCTTTTTCCCGGACCAGTCTCTCGCGGATGAGGGAGTGCCCGGTGGCCGACATGATGGGTCTTCCGCCCATTTCCTGAATGGCGATCTGGAGCCGGGAGGAGCACTTCACATCGAACACGATCGCCGCGCCGGGCTTTCGGGTAAGAATGGGCCCGGCGAAAAGGATCATCAATTCATCCCCCCAGACGATGCGCCCGGTGGGGTCCACCGCCCCGATGCGGTCGGCGTCGCCATCGAAAGCCACGCCGAGGCCGGCGCCGCTCTCCTGAACGGCGGTGATTAGGTCCTTCAGGTTGGCCGGCACGGTCGGGTCGGGATGATGATGTGGGTAGTCGGCATCGGGGGTGCAGTAGAGTTCCACCACCTCGGCGCCGATGCGGCGAAGGGCCTCGGGCGCGATGATGCCGCCGGTGCCGTTTCCGGAGTCCACGACGATCTTGATCGGCCGCGCGAGGGTGCGGCCACGGGCGAGGCGCTCGATGTAGGCGGGATGGACATCCACCTCCTCGAAGCTGCCGGGCGAGTTGGCCCGGTGGAGGCGAGCCTCCTCGATGAGGCGGCGGATCTCCTGAATCTCCTCGCCGTGGATGGCCTCGGTGCCGCGGCTGATCTTGAATCCGTTGAACTCGGGGGGGTTGTGGCTTCCCGTGATCTGGACGCCGCCATCGGTCCCCAGGTGGTGGATGGCGAAGGAGAGCGCGGGTGTGGGCCCCATGCCGATGCCCACGACGCGGCAGCCGGCCGCGGAGAGGCCCTCGCGCATGGCGTCGTAGTAGGCGGGGGAGCTGTGGCGGTTGTCCCGGCTGAGGGCGATGCGCGCCCCCCTCGCCCCGCCGAGATGGGTGCCGAGGGCCTGGCCGAGCGTGCGGACGACCTCTGGCGTCAGGTCCCGGTCCACGATGCCGCGGATGTCGTATTCCCGGAAAATCTTGGGGTTGATGAAGGGCAAGCGCCTGGCTCCCTGCCGAAGGATGGACGGGCCTTCAGAGTGGGCGAATTATGGCACCCGCGAGCAGGGGCGGCAAGACGAATCCTTCCCGAGGGGCAGTGATTCCACCGGGTAGGCGATGTATAATCATCCCGCCCCGGACACTCGGGGCGCGTTGCGCTTTTCTTTCTGCCTGCGGGCCGCAGGCGCCGCCGTTCGCTCCAGCCGCCAAGAGAGGATATCTCACGCCGTATGGGTGGGCCGGGTTCGCGCACAGAACGATTCATGATCTGGAGTCTGTTTCATCTGGCGGGTTTTTTTTTCCGCTGGATGGTGCGGGCGAAGTTCATCGGGACCGAGCATATTCCTCCCGGCGGCGGGGCGATCTTTCTCAGCAACCACATATCCGCGCTCGATGCGGTGCTCGTTCCCTGGACGATTTATTCCGTCTATCCGGAGGACACTATCTGGAAGCTGGCGAAAGAGGAGCTATTCCGCATCCCCCTGGCGGGCTGGTACCTTCGCAACATCCACGCATTTCCCATCAAGCGCGGCGCGGCCGAGCTCTCCGCGATTCGGGACCTGGAGGGACGCATCCGCAGGGATAAGGTTATCCTCTACCCCGAGGGGACGCGGAGCCGGGACGGCCGCTTGCGGCGGGGAAACCGGATGGTGGGGAAGATCATCCGCGACACGAAGCCGATCGTGATACCGGTTTATGTCTCGGGCACTGATCAAGTGTTTCCGGTGGGGCGGATTTTCCCGAGATGGGGGAAAGAAATCACGATCCGCTTCGGGGCGTCCCTCTCGCTCGACAAAGAGTACGCGATCGAGAACGTTCGGGAGTCGAGCCAGGCCGTTGTGGATCGCGTGATGGCGGCCATCGCCGAGTTGGGGGAGAATGGGGTGGAGGCGCCGCCAGCGGCACCGAAGGAGGCGAACCGGTGAAGGCGAGGACGAAACGGAAGGGCTCCGGGACGATGCGGGCCTTCTCCCACCTGGTGAGTGAAATCCGCCGGGGGGAGCGCTGGGGCCGGCGCCTCTCAAGGCATCCGGTGTTCCTCCTCTGGCGCGAGTCAGTGGGCGAGGGGATCGCGCGCGGCGCCCGGCCTGTTTTCGTAAAGAGCGATACCCTCTGGGTGGAAGTTGGGGACTCGGCCTGGTTGCAGGAGATGGAGATGCGCTCCGTTCTTTTGCTCGAGACGCTGAATGCGCGGCTGGGGAAGAAAAAGTTGAAGGCGCTGAAGTTCCGTGTGGGCCAGTCGAGGGATGAAGAGGAAAACACTTTGGGTGTGCCCTCCGGGCGGAGCGTGCCGCCCGCCTGGGCGAAGATCGCGGGTGGTGATCGACGCGCCATTGACGATGCGCTCGAAAACATCGCGGACGCGGAATTGAAGGCGAGGGTGGCGAATCTGGTCGAGCGGGTGGAAAGAATCTCTGGCGAGAGGAACTTGTGATGCGTTTTTCCCCGGGCAGTGGTTCACATCTCTGGAAAGTCTTGTCGGTCGTGGTGGTGAGCATTCTTGCGGCGGGCTGCGCCGAGGATGCGCCTGTCGTCAAGCTCACCCCCGCGCTCCGGGTCAAGGCCGAAGGGACGGCGGAGTCCTACTTCCATTTCATCCAGGGATACCACTATGAGATCGCGGGACAGATCCAGCGGGCCGAGAGCGAATATGCAAAGGGTTTGGAGAAGGATCCCTATTCGCCGGAGCTGCTCTCGCGCCTGGCTTCGCTGAAAGTCCGCCGGGGACTGATCGAGGCGGGAAACCGGCGGGCCAATCTCCTGCTCGGCGGCATTTACCGCTCGCAGGGAAAACTCCCCATGGCTGTTGAGGCCTATCAAAGAATTCTCAAGGACTTGCCCGCCGATCGCGAGGCGCTGCTGCTGCTGGGGACGCTCTATATCGAGCTTCGGCGCGGCGACGATTCAGTCCGTATTTTCCGCCGCCTCCTGGCGGAAAACGGCGATGACGTGCTGGGCCGGTACTACCTGGCCCGCAGCCTGATTCTGCAGCGAAAGCTCCAGGAGGCCCGCCGGGAACTCGTCACCCTGACACAGGAACGTCCGCGGTTTGTCCGCGGCTTTCTCCTTTTGGGGCGCCTGCACGAGGAGTTGAACGATCTCGGCGCGGCGGAGCGGGCCTACAAGAGGGCTCTTGCGGTATCGCCGGACAACCAGTTGGCGCGTGCGCGGCTGGGCAGCATTTATATCCGGAAAAACAACATCAAGGGCGCGCTCCAGGAGTATGAAAAGCTCAAGCAGGAGGCGCCCGACAATCCGGAAGTGCACCGGACGCTGGGCATTCTCCGCTTCGATCAGCGCGACTACGAGAGTGCCCTTCGCGAGTTTCGCTTCGTCCTCGCCCGCCGGCCGAAGGATGAGATTGTCCGCAGGTACGTCGCGGCGATCTACCAGGAGCTCAAGCAGTACGATCTGGCTG
It encodes:
- a CDS encoding mannose-1-phosphate guanylyltransferase encodes the protein MTAEKNSPPLWAVVMAGGSGTRFWPVSRQDRPKQFLPPGGGVPGGKASADGLTLLEETLRRLKGLVPPEQTLIIGSQGHGSLIRKMLPGVPARNIILEPEGRNTAPCIGLAAHLISARAPEAVMAVLPSDHHIRRPVRFRKLLRRAARIAAEEDAIVTLGIPPTAPETGFGYIERGRGIAPMDKTGAYAVKRFTEKPRLAAARRYLAAGKYYWNGGYFIWRAGRAIAELDRHLPKAKNHLRQAAEALRKRDRAAFHRAFKKCPSISIDYAVMEKAKNIIVLPADIGWNDLGSWTALRNLLPKDAGGNLWLLPKGSVAEAVDAKGLIVRSGKPLVAALGVENLIVIETGDALLLCHTDRAQEVGDLVRRLGGRKSGKFV
- a CDS encoding lysophospholipid acyltransferase family protein, with translation MIWSLFHLAGFFFRWMVRAKFIGTEHIPPGGGAIFLSNHISALDAVLVPWTIYSVYPEDTIWKLAKEELFRIPLAGWYLRNIHAFPIKRGAAELSAIRDLEGRIRRDKVILYPEGTRSRDGRLRRGNRMVGKIIRDTKPIVIPVYVSGTDQVFPVGRIFPRWGKEITIRFGASLSLDKEYAIENVRESSQAVVDRVMAAIAELGENGVEAPPAAPKEANR
- a CDS encoding DUF721 domain-containing protein, whose product is MKARTKRKGSGTMRAFSHLVSEIRRGERWGRRLSRHPVFLLWRESVGEGIARGARPVFVKSDTLWVEVGDSAWLQEMEMRSVLLLETLNARLGKKKLKALKFRVGQSRDEEENTLGVPSGRSVPPAWAKIAGGDRRAIDDALENIADAELKARVANLVERVERISGERNL
- a CDS encoding tetratricopeptide repeat protein → MRFSPGSGSHLWKVLSVVVVSILAAGCAEDAPVVKLTPALRVKAEGTAESYFHFIQGYHYEIAGQIQRAESEYAKGLEKDPYSPELLSRLASLKVRRGLIEAGNRRANLLLGGIYRSQGKLPMAVEAYQRILKDLPADREALLLLGTLYIELRRGDDSVRIFRRLLAENGDDVLGRYYLARSLILQRKLQEARRELVTLTQERPRFVRGFLLLGRLHEELNDLGAAERAYKRALAVSPDNQLARARLGSIYIRKNNIKGALQEYEKLKQEAPDNPEVHRTLGILRFDQRDYESALREFRFVLARRPKDEIVRRYVAAIYQELKQYDLAEKELHELIRLVPGSAEGRAQLVRLLIIKKEEKKAEEALVKAESVLPNDSRFPFLRGVLFAQRKEYARALPFFQRAVKLKSSDVEYRFRLATIHYELKQWDETEKEIRDLLRLQPKHTNALNLLGYMFSELNKNISEAEKLLDRALAIEPTNSAFLDSIGWIYYRQGRYQEALKKVQHALVKNPKDAVILDHMGDIHFALKNTARALEFWEQSYKADPKNNEVREKIRRHKKSASAPGRKGK
- a CDS encoding phosphomannomutase/phosphoglucomutase; translated protein: MPFINPKIFREYDIRGIVDRDLTPEVVRTLGQALGTHLGGARGARIALSRDNRHSSPAYYDAMREGLSAAGCRVVGIGMGPTPALSFAIHHLGTDGGVQITGSHNPPEFNGFKISRGTEAIHGEEIQEIRRLIEEARLHRANSPGSFEEVDVHPAYIERLARGRTLARPIKIVVDSGNGTGGIIAPEALRRIGAEVVELYCTPDADYPHHHPDPTVPANLKDLITAVQESGAGLGVAFDGDADRIGAVDPTGRIVWGDELMILFAGPILTRKPGAAIVFDVKCSSRLQIAIQEMGGRPIMSATGHSLIRERLVREKASLAGELSGHIFFEDDYYGFDDGIYAAVRLLHLLSESGKTLAELMADLPPAIATPEIRIECAEEEKFAIVEALSAHFRALYETVEIDGVRITFPKGWGLVRASNTQPALTLRFEAEDEQSLGEYKEVVFSQLQKFPSVKLADA
- a CDS encoding DedA family protein gives rise to the protein MRKLRQLYDWVLSWADSRYATSALAGLSFSESFFFPVAPDPLLMALSLGRPKRAYFYAAVCSAASVLGGAAGYAIGFVLFDTLGRPILEVYGAMETYHLVQNYYRTYDAWAVGVAGFTPIPYKVFTIAAGAFHISFLVFILASIASRSARFFLVAWLIQRFGHSIRAFIDRYFGILTILFFVLLVGGFFILKWVLP